One stretch of Natronobacterium gregoryi SP2 DNA includes these proteins:
- a CDS encoding YihY/virulence factor BrkB family protein: MLDRCRSERSAAELVARAVFVARNEQLTLLAAGVAFYGFLSLIPLVMLAIGIAVTLGGEQLAARVTAAGSDVLTPSAQELLATTVLDETGRRSATAIGSVGLLWGASRALRGLDRAFSAVYGTTRSKSVIDTVRDSVIAFVVITIGLAAVGALELFIQFAPYLRVAYLGDSFVVLGLAVTFLPLYVLFPGKPVGIVEALPGTILAAIGWFVLTRTFSQYASLAAEYTVYGALGAVFFVLVWMYASAVLLIVGAICNAVLAGREVDRQLQSPGVRQVPTGAMVDDATSADDEPTDDAGTSASADPESDAKTASTATARTRDRSDDPEALREEIERLRDRVDSFEKSVESRTVGRSSLESDLKRYVRHRIYKGHARDWGPYLVLLYGTAMTIGAFYFLEGGWAILAMFVVWTSTLGVFALMVLFGAGLSLLGVPGRVRNRVSDWRS, from the coding sequence GTGTTGGATCGATGCCGAAGCGAGCGGTCAGCCGCTGAACTCGTCGCCCGAGCCGTCTTCGTCGCTCGTAACGAGCAGTTGACGCTGCTCGCTGCCGGCGTCGCCTTCTACGGGTTTCTCTCGTTGATCCCGCTCGTGATGCTCGCTATCGGGATCGCGGTAACCCTCGGTGGTGAGCAACTCGCCGCTCGAGTCACGGCGGCCGGCAGCGACGTCCTCACGCCCTCTGCACAGGAACTGCTCGCGACGACGGTGCTCGACGAGACTGGCCGCCGGAGTGCGACCGCGATCGGCTCCGTGGGCCTGCTGTGGGGTGCCAGCCGCGCGCTCCGTGGACTCGATCGGGCGTTCTCGGCAGTGTACGGGACGACGCGATCGAAGTCGGTGATCGATACGGTCCGCGATTCGGTGATCGCGTTCGTCGTGATCACGATCGGACTGGCAGCCGTCGGCGCACTCGAGTTGTTCATCCAGTTTGCTCCATACCTCCGGGTCGCGTATCTCGGAGACAGTTTCGTCGTGCTCGGATTGGCAGTCACCTTTCTGCCGCTTTACGTCCTCTTTCCAGGCAAACCCGTCGGGATCGTGGAAGCTCTTCCCGGGACGATACTCGCTGCGATCGGGTGGTTTGTACTGACCCGGACCTTCTCGCAGTACGCGTCTCTCGCGGCCGAATACACCGTTTACGGGGCGCTAGGTGCCGTGTTTTTCGTCCTCGTCTGGATGTACGCTAGCGCTGTTCTTCTGATAGTCGGTGCGATCTGTAACGCGGTTCTTGCCGGCCGTGAAGTGGATCGGCAGCTACAAAGTCCCGGCGTGCGACAGGTTCCAACAGGAGCGATGGTCGACGACGCCACGAGTGCCGACGACGAGCCCACGGACGACGCGGGAACGAGCGCCAGCGCCGATCCAGAATCGGACGCGAAAACTGCGTCGACCGCAACGGCCCGCACCCGAGACAGGTCCGACGATCCCGAAGCGCTTCGCGAGGAGATCGAACGACTCCGCGACCGCGTCGACTCCTTCGAGAAAAGCGTCGAATCCCGGACCGTCGGGCGGTCCTCCCTCGAGAGCGACCTCAAGCGCTACGTCCGGCACCGAATCTACAAGGGCCACGCCCGCGACTGGGGGCCGTACCTCGTCTTGCTGTACGGCACTGCGATGACCATCGGGGCGTTTTACTTCCTCGAGGGTGGGTGGGCGATCCTCGCGATGTTCGTCGTCTGGACGTCGACGCTGGGCGTTTTCGCCTTGATGGTGCTGTTCGGCGCGGGGCTGTCACTGCTGGGCGTGCCGGGCCGTGTCCGGAACCGAGTCAGCGACTGGCGGTCCTGA
- a CDS encoding tRNA (guanine(26)-N(2))-dimethyltransferase: protein MRVTEGGVELKVPGEQTEGVEESVFYNPRQELNRDLTIATLRAYREREERAEAYLDAMTASGIRGVRAAADDWNVTCCDVDEEAVELARENVARNGLEAKTTVSHRNVNALMHDEVFDVIDLDPYGTPMPFADAAFANCRDLICVTATDTAPLCGAHFNSGVRSYSAVPRNTDYHPEMGVRVLLSALARSGARFDVGVQPLLTHATSHYVRTYLELEHKATSADAAVDDLGHLYHCEDCTYREADPGLIADPLETCPNCGGNRMLTAGPVWLAHTCDPEFVAAVREKIPDSFGTAEKTRELCETLETELAVPTHYDQHKLCRNWGLPANAMDEFLADLRDAGYEASRAHYGGTTFKTDASVTEIRDATEDSLE from the coding sequence ATGCGCGTCACCGAGGGCGGGGTCGAACTCAAGGTCCCCGGCGAGCAGACAGAAGGAGTCGAGGAGTCGGTCTTCTACAACCCGAGACAGGAACTGAACCGCGATCTGACGATCGCGACGCTGCGGGCCTACCGCGAGCGCGAGGAACGCGCCGAGGCGTACCTCGACGCGATGACGGCAAGCGGTATCCGCGGCGTTCGCGCCGCGGCCGACGACTGGAACGTCACTTGCTGTGACGTCGACGAGGAGGCCGTCGAACTGGCCCGCGAAAACGTCGCGCGGAATGGACTCGAGGCGAAAACGACCGTTTCCCACCGCAACGTCAACGCACTCATGCACGACGAGGTGTTCGACGTGATCGACCTCGACCCCTACGGGACGCCGATGCCCTTCGCCGACGCCGCGTTCGCGAACTGTCGGGACCTGATCTGTGTGACCGCGACCGACACCGCGCCGCTGTGTGGCGCACACTTCAACAGCGGCGTCCGCTCTTACTCCGCCGTCCCGCGAAACACCGACTACCACCCCGAGATGGGCGTCCGGGTTCTCCTCTCTGCACTCGCCCGCAGCGGCGCGCGGTTCGACGTCGGCGTCCAGCCGTTGCTCACCCACGCGACGAGTCACTACGTCCGGACCTACCTCGAACTCGAGCACAAGGCCACGTCGGCCGACGCCGCCGTCGACGACCTTGGTCACCTCTATCACTGCGAGGACTGCACGTACCGCGAGGCCGACCCCGGGCTGATCGCCGACCCGCTCGAAACCTGTCCGAACTGCGGCGGGAACCGCATGCTGACCGCGGGACCGGTCTGGCTGGCCCACACCTGCGACCCCGAGTTCGTCGCCGCCGTCCGCGAAAAGATTCCCGACTCCTTCGGCACCGCGGAGAAAACCCGCGAACTCTGCGAGACGCTCGAGACCGAACTCGCGGTGCCGACCCACTACGACCAGCACAAACTCTGTCGCAACTGGGGGCTGCCCGCGAACGCGATGGACGAGTTCCTCGCGGATCTCCGCGACGCGGGATACGAGGCGTCCCGGGCCCACTACGGCGGGACGACGTTCAAGACGGACGCCTCGGTCACCGAAATTCGCGACGCGACCGAGGACAGCCTCGAGTAA